A stretch of Vigna angularis cultivar LongXiaoDou No.4 chromosome 4, ASM1680809v1, whole genome shotgun sequence DNA encodes these proteins:
- the LOC108331268 gene encoding LOB domain-containing protein 25 has product MASSSSYNSPCAACKFLRRKCLSGCIFAPYFPPEEPQKFANVHKIFGASNVTKLLNELLPHQREDAVNSLAYEAEARVRDPVYGCVGAISFLQRQVQRLQKELDSANADLLRYAYNDMPSPSLSVPPAMTATTIQQIPQRSFNARFGNEASGFYRPSPTITYNSYPYSLPWTDTSPEDINDGGGEGGGDDYEHVLFIKT; this is encoded by the exons ATGGCATCATCGAGCTCCTACAATTCTCCTTGTGCTGCCTGCAAGTTCTTGAGGAGGAAATGCCTTTCAGGGTGCATCTTTGCACCATACTTCCCACCGGAAGAGCCTCAGAAGTTCGCGAACGTGCACAAGATATTCGGTGCCAGCAATGTGACGAAGCTTCTGAACGAGCTTCTTCCTCACCAGAGGGAAGATGCAGTGAATTCCCTTGCCTATGAAGCTGAGGCACGTGTGAGAGACCCAGTTTATGGGTGCGTAGGAGCCATCTCTTTTCTGCAGAGACAAGTTCAAAGGCTCCAAAAGGAGCTTGATTCTGCCAATGCTGATCTCCTTCGCTATGCCTACAATGACATGCCTTCACCCTCTCTTTCTGTGCCACCAGCAATGACAGCAACAACAATTCAACAAATTCCCCAAAGGTCTTTCAATGCAAGGTTTGGAAATGAAGCAAGTGGGTTTTATAGGCCCTCTCCCACCATCACTTACAACTCTTACCCTTATTCTCTTCCATGGACTGATACCTCTCCTGAAGATATCAATgatggaggaggagaaggaggag GTGATGATTATGAACATGTGTTGTTTATCAAGACCTAA